The Cryptomeria japonica chromosome 6, Sugi_1.0, whole genome shotgun sequence genomic interval aTCCTAGAATTCTCAAATAAAAATTTAGAAAGGATACTTGTTTCAAAATATTGATGTCTTAGGAACATATTAATATAAGATGTTGGTGTTTGGGTTTTAACTGAGATATTGactttttaatcataaatttaactTAACCATAAAGTGAATCTTAAATGTTCCTAATGATAGAATTTGGCCTATATTTTGAAAATCCTAATGTCATTTTGAAATGATAAGAAACACATGTCACAACATATTCATCCTGCACACTATCTTTGTACTATTATTTAATCCTAAGGTATCATATGTACTATATTTTAGATCTTTAACATTCATCTACTCTCCTCCATGTCTCAAATATAAAGGTCCTTACTACTAAAGCTCTCTTTATGATCTCCACTCTTTCCCTTCAATCTAGGACCCATGTCTTGCTCCTAATTCGTTTTAGGTCTTTCCATTCCCAAATCTTCCATTGTTATCATATCTCCTCTCCAAAATCGTTGTTGGATGAACAACCCTTCTTGATCCTTGGCCTTAAGCATATTAGTACAAGTATCTCATATATCGTCCTTCATTGGACAAGCACACACTTCCAAGGCAATAGACATCCTCCTAGGGTTATATGTAGTTGCAAACCATAGCACATACAACCAATGAAATAGACATCCTTCTAGGGTTATAAGTAGATGAAAAACCTTGCACACACCACAAAAACCCAACATAAGAACCATACCCTTTACACTATACCCTATTTATATTTAAACTCAAATATTTATATATCTTGGGCTCTTATCAGATATTTTGCATAAGATTTCATGATTACATACAATTATGTTGGCTTAGAAATTATAGATTTCCATCTATTACCTAGGCCCTAACACACAAGCATCAAGAGTGACTTAATAGCAATccttttataaatatatacatgtcCTTGACATACAATAGATGTGACATGAAGGTAAAGAACACCATCAATCAATGCTTGTTTCCAATTTGGGGACCTTACAAGGGGATTGCCCAAGTTCAACATTGAAGCCATGattacttccttttcttgcaaGGGCACCCTTTTGTCATCACATGTGTTCTACCATTGTTTCTATGTCCAATTTTGGTGCCTCATAGTAGTATCTAAAGCCTCATTTTTATGATTCCTTCATAAAATAGTCTTGTTCTAGTTACATTAGTCTACATTAGCCTTATATTACAAGAGAGATTCTCATTCTATCTCGTTTCCTTTTTATTCAAGATTTTACATTTCCTCTTTGTCATTTGATCCATTTAAAAGTATAAATTTGATAGTTGATAGATCTCTATTAGGTTTATTGTTGTATAGTAGCCTTTAATCAAATAATAAGTAGATTTGTGTAAAAATAGCAAGTATAATCCTAGGTTATAATATGTCTTTTACAACACTTAATAACCAAGAGTTTCTAAATGTGATATTTCACTTACCTAGTTCAGGTCCTTGGGAGAAAACAGAATGTTGTAAAGTGCTACAAAGGTATCTAAAGAACCTTTTTGTTGTAGTTCAATGCTATTTTCTCATATTAGACATAAAACTACTTGAAACTCTTAATGTTTGGGAAATATCTAGTATTGTATTAGTCGTTGCATACAAAAGGGACCTAACAAAACTAGCATATGGAAAATTATTCATGTCTTTTCTCCCATCCTTTGTCTTAGGACACTATTCCATAAACTTTTTCCTACAAGAATCCGCTAATTTGCATACCCAAGTTAAAATTAGTATCCCCTAAATACTTCATTTCAAACTATAATGGAAACTAATATTTAAGCACCATAAAAGGATCATTATTGTTCCAATTAACATGTCATAAATGGAAGAAATGACGATTGAAGAGATTGATCAGGTTGCCTTTGATCTTTCTTCTACTGCAGTTATATCCcggtttaggggtttttggcccAGTCTCCCTGGACTCCATGAATGGATCTCTAAGCATTGGGAACTCCTCATTTCGGATTTGGTTCAGATTTTTCCTTTGGCAAAGGGTTTTTTAATTGCCAAGCTGGATAAAGTGATGGATAGAAAAATTATTCTGTGTGGTCACTTTTTTGGGGAGAATCGTTTCCCTTTGATGATTAAACCCTGGCATGAGGATTTTAATCCCTAATCTAAATCCTTTTGTAAAATGTTGATTTGGGTTAGACTCCCCAACCTCccacttcatctttgggtggaCCAACTCCTTGAGGAAGTGGGTGAGGCTTTGGGAGATTTTCTAATGGTGGATGTGGAGTCCTTTGATATCCTTCATTCCACCTATGCTCGTATTTTGGTAGATATCGATGCTTCTAAGGGGCTACTAGCAGAGATCAAACTTTCAACACCCAAGGATTTTTGGATTCAACctttggattatgaagggattccctttagATATAGAAGATGCTTCAAGACTGGGCATGTCACGGCTAAATGTGATTTAGGGAAAGTTAAAGTGAAGAAGCCCTCTTCATGGTGGAAAGGTGCCTCTTCTCAACATTATACGATATTCAAGAGCTCTTCTCAGACGGTTGGGCAGGATCTTCCCATCAATGGCTCTAAAGAGCCTATGGTGGACTCTGTTGGATATGTCCCCTTGGTCCCTAGGACGAGATCTAATACTCCTTCAGTGGATGTTGTTGATGGTGTTGTCCCTTTTGCTGACGTTTCAAATGGTGTTCCTACTATGATTCCTTGTGAGCCATCTGGTGGCCTTGATATTTTACAGATTGTTGGTTCTGCCCCTGCAGCTGGGGGTGATAGGATTCTGGATGGTACATCTATTGGTGCTGCCCCTATACTTGTTTATGTTTCTGAATTTGTTTCGGCTTCTGATGCATTTGTTGGAGCTGTCCCTTTTTCTGTTTCTTCTTCAAGGGATGTGCCTGGCCCTAGATCTATCGGTCCTGTTGGTTCTTCGATGTTTGTTGGCCCCTCCTTGGACATTGGGTTTCCTACATTGGATTCGCTAGAGTGGCAAGCTGAGGCTGCTCAGGTTGAAGAAGGCTGGATTTCAGTTAAAAGCAAACATTTTAAAAGGTCTTCGCCCTCTTTTGACATGACCCTTAGATCCCAAAAGAAGGGATCCAAAGGGAAATCCTAGTTTGTTTCTCCTTTTGGATATTGGACTGCCTATATATTTCCCATGTATATGCTTTTATTTGTCAGGCAACTTTTCTTTTTAGAGGGATCAGTCTTTTTCGATCCTCTTTCTTGGCTATGTTTCATCTCGTCTTAGCTCTGTTTCGTTTAGTGGTTTTTCCTAAATATCTTTAGATGTGGGTTTCAGGTTCCCCTATTTAACTTGCTTTgtatagggtttcaggtcccttcaaaacctgttttcccttattcaaaaacatgTCATAAACATACTAAACAATAATAGTAAACGTCTATCTACTTAAAGTAAAAACACTAATAAAAAATATTCCTTAAAACATACCCCAAATTCAACACAATAAttaaatttttggtaccacatcccaAATGACTACTTCAAGACATAAAGAGACTTATTCAACCTATAAATAATATGTTCCTCTTTATTACCATATATCATTCAAGTTGTGTCatagatttcctcctccaaattaTATTGCAATTTTTTTGTCTTAGCATCCATTATCTCAATCTCAAGATCGTATGCAACAACTACATCCCATAAAAATCTAATGGAAGTTGAATTTGCAATTAAGGAGAAAATATCACTAAAATATATTCTCTCAACCTAATAATAAATTTTACCACCAATCTTGCCTTGTATTTTTTCTATTGCCTTTAGCACCAAACTTCTTCTTGAAGACCCATTCACAACCAATAAGATTCCTTTCTTAAGGCAATGCAACTAACTCACAAGTCATTTTTAAGCATCCATCTCCTCATCCATGACATTCTTCTAAGACTTGTTTTTCTTTTATCCAACTACCTTCTTCAAAGTTTTAGGCTCATCATCATTAGtagctaaaaatatatatataacaaaaatctAATGGGTTATACATTTAAGGTACTCTCCTTTTTCAAGTGGGCCTTTTGACTAATGGGTATGAAGTTCTTCTTTGATATGTCATATGTGTTACCTTCACCTACAAATGCCTCTcaaacatctagtgttggcatAATTGTAGTTTTATCACTCTTAGGAAATTTCATTTTTCACTTCTTCTCTAGGTTTCCCAATAAGAGAGAATATAACCTCTCTAAAGGTAACATTTTGACTACAAATTTTCATCCCTTTCTtgggattccaaagcttgtatcattCCAAACTTTCATTTAGTTAATGAAGATACACCTCTACTTTGAGATGTAGCTTAGATCTTAGATCCCCTCTCTTTAAACACACATTTACCTTTCTATCTTGTTTACATGTTCATTGAGCAAGAGGTTTTGTTAAAACGACACAATGCAGTACATTACAAGGCAAAGAAAAGACCACCAACTTCCTTAATAGCAATCAAGTCCCTTTGTTGATGCATAAAGATAAAAAAACATGGCAAACAAATATGTAAATGGTCATACAATTGAAGTTGAGATAAAAATTTATGCAATCGTGAATAAGTGCTCTAAATGTGAATGCTCAACACTAATCCATTCTCCTAATTTCAGGAAATGTCCTTGAATAAATACATGTCAGGAAAACACAACTCAAGTATTTTGACATGCGAGCTAACCAAATAAGTACCATAATCTAAAAAAAGTTGCTTGATATTGACAAACATGAAATTTAAAATAGACAAACTAGGTTGTCCCACACAACAAAGTCTAAAATGGAAAAATGCTAGTGATAAGGAATGGTGATTGTGCAATTGATGTATAATGATTAGGAATTGCATGTGGTTGATGGGTTGGAGGGTGCTTATCGATTAAAATGTCAAAGGAATCAAATGCGAAATCTATATTTATGACATAAAtgtaaaacaaagaaaaaaagataTACATATACACTTCAATCTGAATTGGTTTGCTGATAgagaacttgtactcttgaaagaaagagaggtcacaagttcaaatcataTAAACAGTAGGGTATATACACCTCTATTTGAAGCACAGACACCCCATGTTCCCATAATAAGCTTGAAGCCGAAGATAAGCAACAGCTGCATATTGAAAAAAATGACACATAACTGAACAAATTTAGGATGATTGCTAAATATTGAAAAAAATGACACATAACTGAACAAATTTAAGATGATTGCTAAAAATACAAATTTAGGATGATCACTAAATATTGAAAAAAATGACACATAGCTGAACAAATTTAAGATGATTGCTAAAAATATGCAGCAAAATTGAATGTTCACGAATCAGCAGTTCTACAAATTATGCAATTTCTGCCTAAACTAATAAGCTTAGAGCCAAAGATAAGCAACAGCTGTCTATTGAAAAAATGAAACATAACTGAACAAATTTAGCAAAATTGAATGTTCGCGAATGAGCAGTTCCACAAATTACTGCAACAATACGACAATAAAACAGAATCAATTAATGTAATCTCTTACCGGCAATTGAGGCCTCCCTTGGCATAGAATCTCTCTTCCGTCCAATCCTATCAAAGCCTCAGTTTGGCGCTAGGGTTTTCTGGTGTTGCCCCCTGATAAATGGAAAGCTTCAAATGGCAGGGTTGTGCAGAAATGGCAATGGCGGCGCCGCTGGAGCGCGTGTGGGAAATTGCGAGCGATTTCTGCGGAATGAAGAAATGGTACCCTGCCCTCCTCGTCTGCGAAAGAGTGGAAGGGACGCCCGAACAGGGTCCCGGCTGCGTGCGCTACATTTGCAGCGCATCATCATCGTCCTCCTCAGGTGATGGAATTTTGAGGGCCAAGGAAAAGCTCATTTCCATGGACTGTATTAACCATTCCTACACTTACTCTGTCATCGATATCAACATCGAGGGTTTCCAAGGTTATCAATCCACATTTCAGGTAACGGAGAGTGAAGAGGGATCGTGTGCCGTAAAATGGAATTTCGAGGTGGAACCGATTCCTGGCCGTTCTGAATCGGAGTTTGTGAGCAAGTGGAGCTCTGTGTTGACCACCATTCTCAATACGCTTCAAGACCTTGCTTCTTCGCCCTAACTGACTCTGCACTCGTTTCCACTGTAGGGGATTGAGGCCACTGTTATTGTGGGGTCTCTTACTGCTTCTATGCATTTGTGTGTCTATAGGTCAATTTTATATATTTTCTTGTAATTTGAGGAGGAATAAGGATTATATATTGTTACAAGGATTCAGctttgtagtttttgagtcaaattcatcgattgagtagtggttcacaagaactcaTATGTCATGAAAATGATTGATATTGTTTGtatattgaatatatatattacA includes:
- the LOC131063503 gene encoding lachrymatory-factor synthase — encoded protein: MESFKWQGCAEMAMAAPLERVWEIASDFCGMKKWYPALLVCERVEGTPEQGPGCVRYICSASSSSSSGDGILRAKEKLISMDCINHSYTYSVIDINIEGFQGYQSTFQVTESEEGSCAVKWNFEVEPIPGRSESEFVSKWSSVLTTILNTLQDLASSP